One Acidobacteriota bacterium DNA segment encodes these proteins:
- a CDS encoding type II secretion system protein encodes MSDALRQKVLREGGFTLVELVCCTFLLAIMAGIALPVAHTMERRARELELRQHLREMRRAIDAYHFTVKAVPSAQENATAEGWPEELEILVEGLDLGLAKEVKVKFLRRIPRDPMTGEAEWGKRSNKQDADDDSWDGVNVFDVFSLAEGKGLDGTEYKTW; translated from the coding sequence ATGAGCGACGCCCTTCGGCAGAAAGTTTTGCGGGAGGGCGGATTCACCCTGGTGGAGCTGGTGTGCTGCACCTTTCTGCTGGCGATCATGGCCGGCATCGCTCTGCCGGTGGCCCACACCATGGAGCGGCGGGCCCGGGAACTGGAGCTGCGGCAACACCTGCGGGAAATGCGACGGGCGATCGACGCCTACCACTTCACCGTCAAGGCGGTTCCCAGCGCGCAGGAAAACGCCACCGCGGAAGGCTGGCCGGAAGAACTGGAGATCCTCGTCGAGGGGCTCGACCTGGGGTTGGCCAAGGAGGTCAAGGTGAAGTTTCTGCGCCGCATTCCGCGGGATCCGATGACCGGCGAGGCCGAATGGGGCAAGCGTTCGAACAAGCAGGACGCGGATGACGATTCCTGGGACGGGGTCAACGTCTTCGACGTCTTCTCTCTTGCCGAAGGTAAAGGGCTCGACGGCACCGAGTACAAGACGTGGTAG
- a CDS encoding type II secretion system protein, with protein sequence MRKERGFTLIELMVVIAIIALLVGVALPRYQIAQRKAREAVLKENLFILRQTIDQYFADKGYYPGDLQVLVDENYLRRIPLDPITNSEDWEEIPADSETSLDPTQPPGIWDVRSRASGETVEGLSYDEL encoded by the coding sequence ATGCGCAAGGAACGGGGATTCACGCTGATCGAGCTGATGGTCGTCATCGCGATCATCGCCCTGCTGGTGGGTGTCGCCCTCCCGCGTTACCAGATCGCCCAGCGCAAGGCGCGTGAGGCGGTACTCAAGGAGAATCTGTTCATCCTTCGGCAGACGATCGACCAGTACTTCGCCGACAAGGGGTACTACCCCGGTGATTTGCAGGTCCTGGTGGACGAGAACTACCTCAGGCGTATCCCTCTCGATCCGATCACCAACTCCGAGGATTGGGAAGAAATCCCGGCCGACAGCGAGACCAGCCTCGATCCGACCCAGCCGCCGGGAATCTGGGATGTCAGGAGCCGGGCCTCGGGAGAGACGGTGGAGGGGCTGAGTTATGACGAGTTGTAG